From the genome of Nocardia mangyaensis:
CTACGAGATGCTCGGTTCGGCCGCCGACGCCGAGGACGTCCTGCAGGAGACCTGGCTGCGCTGGGCCGATGTAGAGCTCGCGACCGTGCGGGATCAACGCGCCTATCTGGTCAGGATCACCACCCGCCAGTCGTTGAGCAGATTGCGCACGCTGGGGCGGCGCAAGGAGAACTACGTCGGGCCGTGGCTGCCGGAGCCGCTGCTGACCACCCCCGACATCGCCGACGACGTCACGCTGGCCGACAGCGTGTCGATGGCGATGCTGCTGGTCATGGAGACGCTCGCCCCGGTCGAGCGGGCGGTGTTCGTGCTGCGCGAGGTGTTCGACCTGCCCTACGACGAGATCGCCGACGCGGTGGACAAGACCCCCGCCGCAGTCCGCCAGATCGCCCACCGCGCGCGAGCGCACGTCGCCGCCCGCAGACCGCGCGGCGTCGTGTCCTCGACCGAGAGCCGCCACGCCCTCGAAGCCTTCGGGCGCGCGGTCGAGACCGGCGACCTCCAGGGTCTGCTCGACCTGCTCGCTCCCGATGTCGTGCTGCTCGCCGACGGCGGCGGTGTCGTCAAGGCGGTGGTCAACCCGATCTTCGGGGCCGACAAGGTCGTCCGCCTGCTCGGCGGCGGGATCCCCAGGATCACCGGGCCCGTCTCGACCGAGGTCGTGCAGCTCAACGGCGCTCCGGCACTGACGATTCGGATCGACGGCGTGATCGACTGCATCATGGCCGTCCGCATCGACGACGGCGCGATCTCGGGGCTCTACATCGTTCGCAACCCGGAGAAGCTGTCGCGCGTGGAGCGCGAGACCGCGGTGAGCCGCTGAGCTCCGCCCTGCTACAAGTGGAGTGGTGACGCAGGTCGATATTCCGCTGAGTGAGGACATCCGCGCCGCCGTCGCGGCCGAGTGGGGAATCCGAGGTGAGGGCGAACGCCTCTCCGGCGGTGGCGAATCCGCCGCGTACCGCGTCGGCGAAGTGGTCGTGCGGATCGGCGGGCTCGACCGCGATCCAGCCGAGGTGCAGTGGTGCAACGGCATCGCCGTCGCGGCCGGTGCGGTCGACGAGGTCGTGGCGCCGCTGGCCCGCGCCGACGGGTCGACAGTCGCGGTGGTGCACGGCCGTCCGGTCACCGTGTGGCCGCTGGTCGACGGACAGTGGGTCGACGTGGACGACCCCGTCCAGGTCGCCGAAGCCGCAACGCTGCTGGCCCGCGTGCATCGCACGCTGGCCGATCATCGACCGCCACCACGCCCCCGCCCCGGCTTCCTCGAGGTCGGCCTGGACGGCACACCCTCGACCGAACTACCCGACCCCGAGCTCGACCGCTGGCTCGCCGAGTTCACCCGCACCGCCCGCGTGCAACCGCTCCACGGCGACTATTCCGAGGCGAACCTCCTCGCCCACGACGGACACGTCACAGCACTGCTCGACTGGGACGCAGCCCTCATCGGCCCACCCGAGGTCGAATTGGCCTCGGCCGCACTGGAGTTCGCCGACGAATTCGGCCAGGACCCCACCGCGGCCCGCCACTTCGTCGCGACCTACCACGCCGCAGGCGGCACAGCCTCCCCCCTCGACGACCGCACCCGCACCCAACTCATGCGACACCGCCTCCGCCGCGAAGCCGCCTACTTCACCCTCACCGTCGCCCGCGGTGCCGAACACGACGAAGACGACCTCGCCTACCACCACGAACGCCTGACCGCCTTCCACCGCCTGAGGCTGTAGTCGAGATCAGTAGGGTCTTCGCGGTGATCGTTGCTGTGGAAGGGCCCAGTGCTGCGGGGAAGACGACGTGGTGTCGAGGTTCGGGGCTGGCGTTCGTTGCCGAGTACGCGCCCACCGGGGTGGAGCCGGAGGGGGCCGATCTGGTTGGGCAGGCGGCGTACTGGGTGGGCGTGAATTCTCAGCGGTGGGCGAAGGCGCTGGAGTTGTCGGGCACTACCGGGGTCGCGGTGTGTGACAGTGATCCGCTGAAGCTGCACTACAGCTGGTGCCTGGCGGCGGTGGGTGCGGCGCCGTTCTCGCGGTTCGAACATGAACTCGCTGCCGTCCGTAGCGCCTTCGCGCGGCGTCAGCTCGGACTTCCCGATGTTGTGCTGTTGTCGATTCCGGATGCACCGCGGCTGATGGCACAACGCCTCGGCGATCCGACTCGACGCCGTCGACACTTCGACCTGCACGCACGCCTTTCCGAACCGCTGGCCGAATGGTATGCCGCCCTGGAGCGACTCGACTCCGGACGTGTCATCGACGGTTTTCCGCCTGCACTCGACCTCGAGACGTTGGCACCGCCACGTCGGGATCGCTACGACCTGGACCTGCTCGACAGCTTGGTCGACGGACTGCCCACCGTGTGACGTATCGACGGTCGGCGGCCGCTGACACCACCGCACTGCGTTCGAACACACATTCGAATCGCTGGTAGGATCGCCGACATGTCGTTACCCCTGCAGAGTTCGCTGTTCGACGGTGATGCGGTGGCGTTGGGTTCACTCTCGGCGGTTCGACGGACCCCACTCGACGCGAGCTCCTGGGTGGATGTCCTACCTGGATGGCTGAGTGGGGCGGGTGTGATGTTCGACCGGCTGGCCGAGCGGGTGCCGTGGCATGCCGAGCGGCGGCCGATGTACGACCGGGTGGTCGACGTGCCGCGACTGGTGTCGTTCTTCGGGGAGAACGATCCACTGCCCGACCGCATCCTGGTCGAGGCGAGGACGGCGCTCTCGGCGCATTACGCGAGCGAGCTCGGCGAACCGTTCCGGACCGCGGGGCTGTGTTTCTATCGCGACGGCCGCGACAGCGTGGCCTGGCACGGCGACACGATCGGGCGCGGCGCCACCCACGACACGATGGTCGCGATCGTCTCGGTCGGCGCGGCCCGGTCGCTACTGCTGCGGCCGCGCGGCGGGGGCGCGAGCGTGCGATTCGCCGCCGGACACGGGGACCTACTGGTGATGGGCGGCGCGTGTCAGCGCACCTGGGAGCACGCCGTGCCGAAGACCACACGCCCAGTGGGCCCGCGCATCAGCGTTCAGTTCCGCACGCGCGACGTCCGCTGACAACACCCTTGACCTCAACCATGGTTGAGCAATCACGATGATGATCATGAACAGCACCGAACCCCCGGCCATCGAAGACCGCTCCATCGACCACGCCGCCGACGTCGCGGCGATTCACGCGATCATCGCCGACACCCAGACCGCCATGAACACCAACGACGCCGAACTACTGGCCGCGCCGTTCACCGCCAACGCCAGCGTCGGCAACGCCGTCGGCGGAGTGCTCCACGGACACGACGCGGTACTGGAGGCGACTCGGCGCGGACTGTCCGGCTTCCTGAGAGAAGAGCACGTCCGCTACGACGTCACCGAAGTCTCGTTCCTTCGCCCAGATGTCGCCATCGCCCGCAAGCAGGCCCGCGCCACCGCCGCCGACGGCACGCTGATCGACACCGAGCCCGCCATGGTCGCCCTGTATGTCCTGGTGAAAGAAGGCGGTACGTGGTGGACCGCGGCGCGACAGAACACACTGGTGCCGCCCGCACAGTGACTCCGGGCCGAGCCGAGCCAGGATCTCCCGCAGCGCGCGAGTCGATCGCGCCGCGGGCTCACCGGCCGGTCGGGGCCCGCCTGACTCGCCGAGGTCGCCCGGCATCGGCCTGCCGCGCTGGGTGCGGTTCTGCTACGGCCCTGATCACGAGATATTTTCCACTGCTCGGCGATTCATCGAGTTGATCATGAGCAGTGTGACCGGGGCAGGAACGATGTTCGCGTGGGTCGAGTTCGGAACCGAGCGGCGGAACCGGTCACCGGGTACGGTCCGGCGAGATGTCGGGGATGGCCCGTAGGATTCGGGCATGGGGAGTCCATTGACGGCGCAGGTGCGTGCGGCCAACGCGCTCACCGAACGGTGGTCGGCGACGTTCGCCGCGGCGGACGCGGTGGTCTCGGGTGCGGGGCTGTGGCCGTTGCTGGCGGTGCTGGCCGGGGCGGCCGGGGGCGGGGCTCGCGCCGAGCTGGCCGATGCGGTCGGGATCCGTGCCGAGGACGCGCACGCGGCGGGGTTGGAGCTGTTGCGCGCGCTCGATGAATCTCGTGAGGTGTCGACGGCGATCGGCACCTGGGTGCGGCCGGGGCTGGAGTTGCGTCCGGAGTGGGTGCACAGCATGCCTGTCGGGACCGTCGGCGTCCTGGGTGATCAGGCCGTGCTCGACGCCTGGGCGCGCGACCACACGCAGGGTCTGATCGAACAATTTCCGCTACAGATCACGCCGGAGACCGTGCTCGCCGTGGCGACCGCGCTCGTGGCGCGCACGCAGTGGGTGCAGCCGTTCGAGCCGCGGGAGTTCGCGCCGGAAACCGGTCCGTGGCAGGGACATCGGGGGCCGGGTCTGCGACGGTTCTCGCGGGGTGACCGCAGTGTCTCGATCCTCGGCGAGGATGTCACCCGAGTCGTGGTCACCGGTCGCGGTGAGTTCGATGTCCATCTTCTGATCAGCGCCGACGGACCGCGCCACGGCCTCGCCGCCGGGATCGCCGCGCTCGACGACGCGATCGAGGTGCGGACGGACCCGCCCGCCGGCAGCATCGCGCCATGCCTGACCGTGCGCCGGGTCGAGTCATGGGGTGGCGGCAACGGCACCTCGCTGGCCCTGCCCCCCTTCGAGGTGCGCAGCGCGCACGACCTGACGGGCCAGGCGGCACTGTTCGGTCTCACCACCGCGCTCGACGGGTCGCGGGGTCATTTTCCCGGGCTCAGCGACACTCCGCTCGCGCTGAACGCGGCGGCCCAGCATGTGCTGGCACGGTTCGATGCCACCGGTTTCGAGGCGGCCGCCGTCACCGCTGTCGCGATGGCCGTGGCGGGGATGCCGCGCAAGCAGTGGTCGACGATCACCTCCGTGACGATCGATCGGCCGTTCGGATTCCTGGCGGTGGACCGCGCGAGCGGGCTGGTCCTGGTCGCCGGTCAGGTCACCGAGCCGCCGCGAGACCGGGTCCGACCTGCCACTACCGAGTCCGCGAGGGCGCGATTCCCGGAGCCGCCACCGTGAGACCGGTAATCGGCGTTGTCGATCATGTTGCTCAGCAACAGGATTCGGTTTCGATGCAACGCGTGGAGGTCGTATCCTGGTAGGAGTCCGCAGTCGGGTGCACAGGGGGTCGTGGTGATCGTCGTTGTCGCGGACGAGACCGAACTCGAAGGCGCTGAACAGATCGTCGGTGCGGCGATCCGCGACTGGGCCTCCGACGCGGGTGGGGTGGCCGTGTTCCGTTGCCATGTGCCGGAGAGCCGGGGCGGATCGGTCGAGGTCGACGCGCTGGTGTGCACCCCGCAGGGTGCGACCGTGGTGGAGGTCAAGGGTTTCACCACCCGCCAGGACGGCATCCTGGCCACACCACCGAACGGCCCGTGGACCATCGGCGACGAACCCGCCGCGCTCTACCACGCGGTGCGGGTGCCGAATCCATTCGTCCAGGTGCGCCGACAGGTGTTCGCGGCCAAGAACCTCCTGCAGCAGTCCGGCATCTTCGGCTGGGTGAACGCGGTGATCGCGCTGGTCCCCCAGCCCGGCTCCGACATCACCATCGAGGAGACCCGCATCGCCGACGGGTACCGGGCCGTCTTGGTCGGGCGCGACGATTCCTCGGCATTGCACGACTACTTCAATGCCGAGACCGGGCGCACGGTCCGCCTCAGCGTCGCCGATGTCGGCCACGTGTTCGCCGGACTGAACCTGCGTCACCTCCTGCCCGCACCGCACGAACTCGCGGCCCAGGGTTTCCCGGCCGAACTCGACCCCGCGACCACCAGCCGCCCCGCGGCACCTCCCGCTGTGGAACTCACGACAGTGGCCGGTTCCGACGCGAACGCCCCGGACTCCCCCACCTCCACCGAGGTGGCCACGAGCGGTTCGGCCCGGATGACCACTCGCATCGCCCAGGCCACCACCCCCGCCTTCCTCGCCGCGATCGACCGCCTCGCTCATCGACCACACTCGTCGTCGCGCACCGGTGGGCCGTCCGGCATGCCAGATGATCGCGAATCTCGCTCCCCCCGAGACGAATCCGCTTCCGCCGCGCCTGGTGGCACAGTCGAGGACAGTCCAGCAACCGGTGGTGCGGACGCCCCCGATTCCGGCGCCGGCGCAGCACCCAGCGACGACGCACCCGACCTCGCGAACAGCTCGGACGCCGCCGCTTTCGGCAGTGCCCACAGCGATGTGATACCCGACGACGATGCCGAGAACGACACGTCGGGCAGCGAGGACGCCGTGAACGACCCTGAACGCACTGCCGCCGCGGACACTGCTCCGGCCCCTGCCGAAGGAACCGCCGGACAGACACCGACAGAGGAGACCGATACCCGCACCACTTCGGGTGACGAACTCGGCGCTGCCACACTGACATTCGGCGGCCCCGCGACCGTCACCACCTCGTCGCACGGACCTGTGGCGCCCACCCCTGACGACGAGATACTCACCGGCGCGATGCCTACCACCAGCGGCAAGAGCCGTGACGCCGCGCGTAGCGAAACCGGTTCAGGTGCAGCGCCGTTCAACGAACCAGGCGTCGGTGAACCCGAGGGTGGAACCGCCCCCGCAGGTGTCGTCTCGCTGCGTAAGGAACTTCCCGACGAGGTGTCCGCTGCGGCGAGCGCATCTCAGGGGAGTGCCGCTACGCCTGGGGATTCCGAGAGTGCTGGTCCCGGCGAACGCGAGCTCAGCGGCCGTGGTGTGCCAGAGGACGCAAGGCCGCCTGGCGATTCAGGCGTGGTGTTCGAGGCCGGTTCGGGGTGGCGCAGTGGTGTGGCGTCCTACCGTACGGCCCGCGCGGACGACGAGGCAGCCGGGAAACAGCGGGAGCCGGAGTCATCCGGATCGACGGGTGTCGGTGTGGCAGTCGGTGGCGCTGCTGTCGCTGCCGCTACGGGGGCAGCCGGGGCGGCGGCAGCGTCGCGCGCTATACCGGAAAAGACTAGCCGGTCGGATCTCGAGTCCGAGGGCGGGCACACGGTCG
Proteins encoded in this window:
- a CDS encoding serpin family protein, translating into MGSPLTAQVRAANALTERWSATFAAADAVVSGAGLWPLLAVLAGAAGGGARAELADAVGIRAEDAHAAGLELLRALDESREVSTAIGTWVRPGLELRPEWVHSMPVGTVGVLGDQAVLDAWARDHTQGLIEQFPLQITPETVLAVATALVARTQWVQPFEPREFAPETGPWQGHRGPGLRRFSRGDRSVSILGEDVTRVVVTGRGEFDVHLLISADGPRHGLAAGIAALDDAIEVRTDPPAGSIAPCLTVRRVESWGGGNGTSLALPPFEVRSAHDLTGQAALFGLTTALDGSRGHFPGLSDTPLALNAAAQHVLARFDATGFEAAAVTAVAMAVAGMPRKQWSTITSVTIDRPFGFLAVDRASGLVLVAGQVTEPPRDRVRPATTESARARFPEPPP
- a CDS encoding alpha-ketoglutarate-dependent dioxygenase AlkB codes for the protein MSLPLQSSLFDGDAVALGSLSAVRRTPLDASSWVDVLPGWLSGAGVMFDRLAERVPWHAERRPMYDRVVDVPRLVSFFGENDPLPDRILVEARTALSAHYASELGEPFRTAGLCFYRDGRDSVAWHGDTIGRGATHDTMVAIVSVGAARSLLLRPRGGGASVRFAAGHGDLLVMGGACQRTWEHAVPKTTRPVGPRISVQFRTRDVR
- a CDS encoding NERD domain-containing protein, giving the protein MIVVVADETELEGAEQIVGAAIRDWASDAGGVAVFRCHVPESRGGSVEVDALVCTPQGATVVEVKGFTTRQDGILATPPNGPWTIGDEPAALYHAVRVPNPFVQVRRQVFAAKNLLQQSGIFGWVNAVIALVPQPGSDITIEETRIADGYRAVLVGRDDSSALHDYFNAETGRTVRLSVADVGHVFAGLNLRHLLPAPHELAAQGFPAELDPATTSRPAAPPAVELTTVAGSDANAPDSPTSTEVATSGSARMTTRIAQATTPAFLAAIDRLAHRPHSSSRTGGPSGMPDDRESRSPRDESASAAPGGTVEDSPATGGADAPDSGAGAAPSDDAPDLANSSDAAAFGSAHSDVIPDDDAENDTSGSEDAVNDPERTAAADTAPAPAEGTAGQTPTEETDTRTTSGDELGAATLTFGGPATVTTSSHGPVAPTPDDEILTGAMPTTSGKSRDAARSETGSGAAPFNEPGVGEPEGGTAPAGVVSLRKELPDEVSAAASASQGSAATPGDSESAGPGERELSGRGVPEDARPPGDSGVVFEAGSGWRSGVASYRTARADDEAAGKQREPESSGSTGVGVAVGGAAVAAATGAAGAAAASRAIPEKTSRSDLESEGGHTVAQEESREPHEAYGTTQEPHRDPREPSATTQDSFRDTGESYGSTQDPYGDPHESYQDPRGPYTSPQGAYRNPQESYGNTEHWSDWVEHDRPAQRPTWASRVREQLRGGDGPSLLERWRNRPVRDRGERRRRLRVGPGLGLVLFIVLFGAGFFAIAAVQASRFEMSDYDRMCGERIPFPNAAAYESGGVRPIYLSGALAEMVIPDRTGAWHPRDTSSVQLIACMRQLDLRDLVQTCQYAPGPGVPVGRTVNLFRASYEIVVYEAHSGREVARADMVGERYSADPSNTNPDRCRAAADAPDYLGRRLGQPSAAQVTGFLAPLVGTDH
- a CDS encoding RNA polymerase sigma-70 factor, which encodes MSERMDPATESFVAHRNLLFTVAYEMLGSAADAEDVLQETWLRWADVELATVRDQRAYLVRITTRQSLSRLRTLGRRKENYVGPWLPEPLLTTPDIADDVTLADSVSMAMLLVMETLAPVERAVFVLREVFDLPYDEIADAVDKTPAAVRQIAHRARAHVAARRPRGVVSSTESRHALEAFGRAVETGDLQGLLDLLAPDVVLLADGGGVVKAVVNPIFGADKVVRLLGGGIPRITGPVSTEVVQLNGAPALTIRIDGVIDCIMAVRIDDGAISGLYIVRNPEKLSRVERETAVSR
- a CDS encoding phosphotransferase enzyme family protein, whose amino-acid sequence is MTQVDIPLSEDIRAAVAAEWGIRGEGERLSGGGESAAYRVGEVVVRIGGLDRDPAEVQWCNGIAVAAGAVDEVVAPLARADGSTVAVVHGRPVTVWPLVDGQWVDVDDPVQVAEAATLLARVHRTLADHRPPPRPRPGFLEVGLDGTPSTELPDPELDRWLAEFTRTARVQPLHGDYSEANLLAHDGHVTALLDWDAALIGPPEVELASAALEFADEFGQDPTAARHFVATYHAAGGTASPLDDRTRTQLMRHRLRREAAYFTLTVARGAEHDEDDLAYHHERLTAFHRLRL
- a CDS encoding SgcJ/EcaC family oxidoreductase, which codes for MNSTEPPAIEDRSIDHAADVAAIHAIIADTQTAMNTNDAELLAAPFTANASVGNAVGGVLHGHDAVLEATRRGLSGFLREEHVRYDVTEVSFLRPDVAIARKQARATAADGTLIDTEPAMVALYVLVKEGGTWWTAARQNTLVPPAQ